The following are encoded together in the Methanosarcina flavescens genome:
- a CDS encoding DUF4238 domain-containing protein gives MSKSNGQQPISHHYVPKFYLKQFSTIKKKEYHIYTLDKYTMRHFKTNINNVACEDYFYDIIKGKPDYFYKEFLNILKVDESKLNKVYKEIKNLKDLAQLNAGEEPLFVISPEQFFSVLETEFSKVHKKVINSEDLAQLSEYEKLLFALSVFFQYRRTKAQRDNIKNTARRFIIERIGKAKSANEIETLVRLLYMEELPPYLHITAMISTMEMNINVFLSMGWTLHINKTGLPYWTSDNPIAVDNITDFDPYKECQIRKGCKIYFPLSPKVCLLIYDLSSYEYPSKILDDNLQSVIDKNKFQVNNSLRHIFSRDDISLTEEQIQILTTKCL, from the coding sequence ATGAGCAAATCAAATGGTCAACAACCTATAAGTCACCATTATGTACCAAAGTTTTATCTTAAACAATTCTCAACAATAAAAAAGAAAGAATATCATATCTATACGCTTGACAAATATACAATGAGACATTTTAAGACCAACATTAATAATGTTGCCTGTGAAGATTATTTTTATGATATCATCAAAGGTAAACCGGATTACTTTTATAAAGAGTTCCTAAATATTCTTAAAGTTGATGAATCTAAGTTGAATAAAGTGTATAAAGAAATTAAAAATTTAAAAGATTTAGCTCAATTGAATGCCGGTGAAGAACCCCTGTTTGTTATTTCTCCTGAGCAGTTTTTTAGTGTTCTTGAGACTGAGTTTAGTAAAGTACATAAAAAAGTAATAAACTCAGAGGATTTAGCTCAATTGAGTGAGTATGAAAAATTATTGTTTGCTTTATCAGTCTTTTTTCAGTATAGAAGAACTAAAGCACAAAGAGATAATATTAAAAACACTGCTCGTCGATTTATAATAGAACGGATAGGAAAAGCAAAATCCGCTAACGAGATCGAAACTTTAGTGCGTTTGCTTTACATGGAAGAGTTGCCACCTTATCTTCATATAACAGCTATGATTAGTACTATGGAAATGAATATAAACGTTTTTTTAAGCATGGGTTGGACGTTACATATAAACAAGACTGGTTTGCCTTATTGGACTTCAGACAACCCAATTGCAGTAGATAATATAACTGATTTTGATCCATACAAAGAGTGTCAAATCCGAAAAGGATGTAAGATCTACTTTCCCCTAAGCCCAAAAGTTTGTTTGCTTATTTACGATTTATCTTCATATGAATATCCATCCAAAATATTAGATGATAATCTTCAAAGTGTTATTGACAAAAATAAGTTTCAAGTGAATAACTCATTGAGGCACATTTTTTCTCGTGACGACATTTCTCTTACTGAGGAACAAATACAGATCCTCACAACAAAGTGCTTATAA
- a CDS encoding argininosuccinate synthase has protein sequence MAKKVALAYSGGLDTSVCIPILKEKYGYDEVITISVDVGQPEEEIKKANIKAEKISDKHYTIDAKEEFIRDYIFPLIKANGSYEGYVMGTSVARPLIAKKVVETARKEGAVALAHGCTGKGNDQLRFEAVFRQTDMEVIAPMRDMNLTREWEIEYAKEHGIPVEATKSKPWSVDENIWSRSIEGGRLEDPSFVPPEEIYEWTNSPEKAPDQPRIIEIGFEAGVPVSLDGEKLSGYDLIKKLNAIAGENGVGRTDMIEDRVLGLKARENYEHPAATVLLAAHADLEKLVLTRSELKFKKIVDDQWSEMAYAGLVDDPLFADLNAFIDKSQERVTGTVKVKLYKGALTILARSSPNALYSEDLVSFDSKTIDQKDAEGFAKYHGFQARMYRKVMDR, from the coding sequence ATGGCAAAAAAAGTTGCACTTGCATATTCAGGAGGGCTTGACACCTCGGTGTGCATCCCCATCCTCAAGGAAAAGTACGGGTACGACGAAGTAATTACAATCTCGGTAGATGTAGGCCAGCCTGAAGAGGAAATTAAAAAGGCAAACATAAAAGCCGAGAAGATCAGCGACAAGCATTACACAATAGATGCAAAGGAAGAGTTCATAAGAGACTACATCTTCCCCCTGATCAAAGCCAACGGAAGCTACGAAGGCTATGTTATGGGCACATCGGTTGCCCGACCCCTGATTGCGAAAAAAGTAGTTGAAACTGCCAGAAAAGAAGGTGCAGTTGCCCTTGCGCATGGCTGCACGGGAAAAGGCAATGACCAACTCCGCTTCGAAGCCGTTTTCCGCCAGACCGATATGGAAGTAATCGCCCCAATGCGGGATATGAACCTGACTCGCGAGTGGGAAATTGAGTACGCAAAAGAGCACGGAATCCCAGTGGAAGCCACAAAATCCAAGCCCTGGAGCGTTGACGAAAACATCTGGAGCCGCAGCATCGAAGGCGGCAGGCTTGAAGACCCCTCTTTTGTCCCGCCAGAGGAAATCTACGAGTGGACAAACTCTCCTGAAAAAGCCCCTGACCAGCCCAGGATTATTGAGATCGGCTTTGAAGCCGGCGTTCCAGTCTCCCTTGACGGCGAAAAACTCAGCGGCTACGACCTTATAAAGAAGCTGAATGCCATCGCAGGCGAAAACGGCGTCGGAAGAACCGATATGATAGAAGACCGCGTGCTGGGCTTAAAAGCCCGCGAAAACTACGAGCACCCCGCTGCAACCGTCCTCCTCGCAGCCCACGCCGACCTCGAAAAACTCGTCCTGACCCGCAGCGAACTAAAATTCAAGAAGATCGTCGACGACCAGTGGTCCGAAATGGCATACGCCGGCCTGGTGGACGACCCCCTTTTTGCCGACCTCAACGCCTTTATCGACAAATCCCAGGAAAGGGTCACAGGCACAGTAAAAGTGAAGCTCTACAAAGGCGCCCTCACAATCCTTGCCCGCAGTTCGCCAAATGCCCTGTATTCCGAGGATCTGGTTTCGTTTGACAGCAAGACCATTGACCAGAAGGATGCAGAAGGGTTTGCGAAGTATCACGGGTTCCAGGCGAGGATGTACAGGAAAGTGATGGATAGGTAA
- the carB gene encoding carbamoyl-phosphate synthase large subunit has product MPKREDIKKVLLIGSGPITIGQAAEFDFSGSQACRSLKEEGVKVVLVNSNPATIMTDPEMADSVYIEPLDARIIEKIIEKERPDGIIAGIGGQTGLNITSELAEMGVFEKYGVQILGTPVEAIKNTEDRELFKETMLRIGEKVPLSRAVHSLKEAEEVVEELGLPLIVRPAYTLGGAGGGIARTKEELLEITERGLRRSRISQVLIEESVLGWAEVEYEVMRDSNDTCIVICNMENIDPMGVHTGESAVVAPSQTLSDAEHQMLRSASIKIIRALKIEGGCNIQYALKEGDYRVVEVNPRVSRSSALASKATGYPIARVTAKIAIGMTLDEIINNVTKSTPASFEPALDYVITKIPRWPFDKFKTADKTLTTAMKSTGEVMAIGRTIEESLLKAFKSLDIDSQLGIKQWEEPEIKTLLKTPTSERLFVIYHALERGMSIKEIAELSSINPFFISKMKGIVEMEKRIRKEELTPELLREAKRMGFPDTRLAELTGRTREEISDFRHEAGILATFKMVDTCAAEFEAATPYYYSTYEDTCETNPTDRKKILILGAGPIRIGQGIEFDYCTVHAVTALREEGIETLIINNNPETVSTDFDTSDKLFFEPLTLEHVMNVIERERPDGVLVQFGGQTSVNLALPLKQELKRRTDLDTIILGTDPEDMDLAEDREKFYLLMQKLGIPQPEGGYATSQKEAIEVAKRIGFPVLVRPSYVLGGRAMEIVYDEIDLERYMREAVRVSPEHPILIDDFLEAASEIDVDAVCDQEDVLIGAIMEHIEEAGVHSGDSACVIPPQTLSPEVLAQVRDYTRKVALGLKVKGLINIQMAEKDGKVFVLEANPRSSRTIPFVSKAVGIPLAKIAAKVIVGHSLKSLGYTDEPKPKHVSIKEVLLPFDKLPGADPILGPEMKSTGEVMGIDYDFGRAYYKAELAADNLLPLTGKVFLSIRNADKTELVGVARKLQAAGLELMGTEGTVKHLAKHGIFMDVVKKVHDGSPNVIDMMRRDDVDLIINTPTSRQSRKDGSRIRRAAVDFKVPYITTMQAAIAAADAIETMKKGRDLTIKSINEYHSEMEQFSKAELGLDQKSEAESAKIE; this is encoded by the coding sequence ATGCCTAAGCGCGAGGACATTAAGAAGGTTCTGCTTATAGGTTCAGGGCCAATTACTATAGGACAGGCTGCAGAATTCGACTTCTCAGGCAGCCAGGCATGCAGGTCCTTGAAAGAAGAAGGGGTAAAGGTTGTACTTGTAAACTCAAACCCTGCAACCATAATGACCGACCCCGAAATGGCGGATTCGGTCTATATTGAACCCCTTGATGCAAGGATAATAGAAAAGATTATAGAAAAAGAACGCCCTGATGGGATTATTGCAGGTATTGGAGGACAAACTGGCCTCAATATTACCAGTGAACTTGCAGAAATGGGCGTTTTTGAAAAATATGGAGTTCAGATTCTCGGGACTCCTGTCGAAGCTATTAAAAACACGGAAGATAGGGAACTCTTCAAAGAGACCATGCTCAGGATAGGGGAAAAAGTGCCCTTGAGCAGGGCAGTCCACTCCTTAAAAGAAGCCGAAGAAGTTGTTGAAGAACTCGGTCTTCCGCTCATTGTCCGCCCGGCTTATACCCTTGGCGGTGCAGGAGGCGGAATTGCCCGCACAAAAGAGGAACTGCTTGAAATTACGGAACGCGGGCTCAGACGCAGCCGGATTTCCCAGGTGCTTATTGAAGAAAGCGTGCTCGGCTGGGCAGAGGTCGAGTACGAGGTCATGCGAGATTCGAACGATACCTGTATCGTAATCTGTAACATGGAAAACATTGACCCTATGGGTGTTCACACCGGCGAATCGGCAGTTGTTGCCCCTTCCCAGACCCTGAGCGATGCCGAGCACCAGATGCTCAGGAGCGCCTCAATCAAGATTATCCGGGCCCTAAAGATCGAAGGTGGGTGCAATATCCAGTATGCCTTAAAAGAAGGCGATTACCGTGTTGTTGAGGTAAATCCCAGGGTATCAAGGTCATCAGCCCTCGCATCAAAGGCAACAGGCTACCCGATTGCTCGCGTAACCGCAAAAATCGCAATCGGAATGACACTTGATGAAATCATAAATAACGTTACCAAGAGCACACCTGCTTCTTTTGAACCGGCTCTGGACTACGTAATCACAAAGATTCCCAGGTGGCCTTTTGATAAGTTCAAAACTGCAGACAAGACCCTGACAACAGCCATGAAAAGTACAGGTGAAGTCATGGCAATCGGCAGGACAATTGAGGAGTCCCTGCTGAAGGCTTTCAAGTCTCTCGATATTGACTCTCAGTTGGGGATAAAACAATGGGAAGAGCCTGAGATCAAAACCCTCCTCAAGACCCCTACAAGCGAACGTCTTTTTGTTATCTACCATGCGCTTGAGCGAGGCATGTCGATAAAGGAAATTGCCGAACTTTCGAGCATTAATCCTTTCTTCATCTCGAAAATGAAAGGGATCGTGGAAATGGAAAAGCGCATCAGGAAGGAAGAACTTACACCTGAACTCCTGCGCGAAGCAAAAAGAATGGGTTTCCCGGATACCCGGCTTGCCGAACTGACCGGCAGAACAAGAGAGGAAATCAGCGACTTCAGGCATGAAGCAGGAATTCTGGCTACTTTCAAGATGGTGGATACCTGTGCAGCCGAATTCGAGGCAGCTACTCCCTATTACTACTCTACTTACGAGGACACCTGCGAGACAAACCCGACAGACAGGAAGAAAATTCTTATCCTCGGAGCAGGCCCCATCAGGATAGGACAGGGAATCGAATTCGACTATTGTACCGTCCATGCCGTCACTGCGCTTAGGGAAGAAGGCATAGAGACTCTTATCATCAACAACAATCCCGAGACTGTATCTACAGACTTCGATACATCGGACAAGCTCTTTTTTGAGCCGCTGACCCTGGAACACGTAATGAACGTAATCGAGCGTGAAAGGCCTGATGGAGTGCTTGTGCAGTTCGGAGGGCAGACCTCGGTGAACCTTGCACTGCCCCTCAAGCAGGAATTAAAGCGCAGGACAGACCTTGATACCATAATCCTGGGCACTGATCCTGAGGATATGGACCTTGCCGAAGACAGGGAAAAGTTTTATCTCCTTATGCAGAAGCTCGGCATTCCGCAGCCTGAAGGCGGCTATGCAACTTCCCAGAAAGAGGCAATCGAGGTTGCAAAGCGGATCGGTTTCCCTGTGCTTGTGCGCCCATCTTACGTACTGGGCGGGCGGGCAATGGAAATCGTGTATGACGAGATAGACCTTGAACGCTATATGAGAGAGGCAGTAAGGGTCTCGCCCGAACACCCGATCCTTATTGACGATTTCCTTGAGGCAGCCAGCGAAATCGACGTCGATGCAGTCTGCGACCAGGAAGATGTGCTTATTGGTGCAATCATGGAGCACATTGAAGAAGCAGGCGTACACTCCGGAGATTCTGCCTGTGTAATTCCTCCGCAGACCCTCTCACCTGAGGTGCTTGCCCAGGTCAGGGATTATACACGTAAAGTAGCTCTTGGTCTCAAGGTCAAAGGCCTGATCAATATCCAGATGGCAGAAAAAGACGGGAAGGTTTTTGTGCTTGAAGCAAATCCCCGCTCAAGCAGGACAATTCCCTTTGTTTCAAAAGCCGTGGGAATTCCGCTTGCAAAGATTGCAGCCAAAGTTATTGTAGGGCACAGCTTAAAGAGCCTGGGCTACACCGACGAGCCAAAACCCAAACATGTCTCGATTAAAGAAGTCCTTCTACCTTTCGATAAATTGCCAGGCGCAGACCCTATTCTCGGGCCAGAAATGAAAAGTACTGGCGAGGTCATGGGTATTGACTATGACTTCGGAAGGGCATACTATAAGGCTGAACTTGCAGCTGACAACCTGCTGCCCCTTACTGGAAAAGTTTTCCTATCAATAAGGAATGCCGATAAAACCGAACTCGTAGGCGTTGCAAGGAAACTGCAGGCAGCAGGGCTTGAACTTATGGGCACGGAGGGAACTGTTAAGCATCTTGCAAAGCACGGAATCTTCATGGACGTGGTAAAGAAAGTTCACGACGGAAGCCCGAATGTTATAGATATGATGCGCAGGGACGATGTTGACCTTATCATCAATACCCCAACAAGCAGACAATCCCGTAAGGACGGCTCAAGAATCAGGCGGGCAGCCGTGGATTTCAAGGTTCCGTACATCACCACAATGCAGGCAGCCATTGCTGCAGCCGATGCCATCGAGACCATGAAGAAAGGACGGGATCTTACGATTAAATCCATCAACGAATACCACAGCGAGATGGAACAGTTCAGCAAAGCCGAACTGGGGCTGGACCAGAAAAGCGAAGCTGAATCGGCAAAGATCGAGTAA
- the carA gene encoding glutamine-hydrolyzing carbamoyl-phosphate synthase small subunit has protein sequence MKAVLGLEDGTIIKGTGFGAEGTACGELVFTTQFTGYEEALTDPSYKGQILMFTYPLIGNYGVSGERVQSDNIHAEGLVVREACKKPYHYKSTRSIHKFLEDEGKPGIEGVDTRMLTIGARERGTMRAALITGSDDGEEAVNIARDLPQITDEELISLVTCKEPHFIPGAEGAWKGISKRKHAVVVDLGIKRSIINNLHNRGIDLTLVPATAKPAEIASHEPDILIISNGPGNPEKAKDAINAVKAFVGTIPVCGICFGHQIISLAMGARTYKLKFGHRGGNQPVKDLVENRIFITSQNHGYAVDADSLDGTGLNVRYLNANDRTVEGVSHKNLDIFSVQFHPEAQAGPLDTEGTFFGKVVKVLGGEA, from the coding sequence TGCCGAAGGCACAGCTTGCGGCGAACTTGTTTTTACCACTCAATTCACAGGATATGAGGAGGCTCTAACAGATCCTTCCTACAAGGGTCAGATTTTAATGTTTACTTACCCCCTTATCGGAAACTATGGTGTCAGCGGGGAGCGCGTCCAGTCCGATAATATCCATGCAGAAGGGCTTGTTGTAAGGGAGGCCTGCAAAAAGCCCTATCATTACAAATCCACCCGTTCTATCCACAAATTTTTAGAGGATGAAGGAAAGCCAGGAATTGAAGGTGTGGACACCCGGATGCTCACCATTGGAGCGAGAGAACGCGGAACTATGCGAGCAGCCCTTATCACTGGCAGTGATGATGGGGAAGAAGCTGTCAATATAGCAAGAGACCTTCCACAGATCACGGACGAGGAACTTATTTCCCTTGTGACCTGCAAAGAACCGCACTTCATACCCGGAGCTGAAGGCGCCTGGAAAGGCATAAGCAAACGTAAACATGCGGTTGTGGTTGACCTCGGGATAAAACGCAGTATTATAAATAATCTGCACAACCGGGGAATTGACCTTACATTGGTTCCTGCAACTGCAAAACCCGCAGAAATTGCAAGCCATGAACCGGATATCCTTATCATCTCAAACGGACCAGGCAATCCTGAAAAAGCAAAGGACGCGATTAATGCCGTAAAGGCTTTTGTAGGCACGATTCCGGTCTGCGGAATCTGTTTTGGGCACCAGATTATCTCGCTTGCTATGGGAGCTAGGACTTATAAATTGAAATTCGGGCACAGAGGAGGAAACCAGCCTGTAAAGGATCTGGTTGAAAACAGGATTTTCATAACCTCCCAGAACCACGGGTATGCAGTTGATGCAGATTCCCTTGATGGGACAGGGCTCAATGTAAGGTACCTGAACGCAAACGACAGAACCGTAGAAGGGGTTTCCCATAAAAACCTGGACATTTTCAGCGTGCAGTTCCACCCTGAAGCTCAGGCAGGGCCATTGGATACTGAGGGAACGTTCTTTGGTAAGGTTGTAAAGGTTCTTGGAGGTGAAGCTTAA